The Spirosoma foliorum genome has a window encoding:
- a CDS encoding T9SS type A sorting domain-containing protein — MRVSFGIFVWLIGCWLCFCSTANAQECAAPLSFTPVSTPNQIEWSKFPDFTLPFPVIYGGPRFSDTQASPLRHGFSHLVDIKDNEYGSLVQAKQRALVYYGFADGLGQPWETIESPWSNDLTAYRAKWDRFLSDLSGGQKNAAGLYVIPVNRLALDIERFLETDTRILKIKTDTRVPDAYRNLSDADFVTAYKKAMRNLYAEGMRYVRQHADLSGGSVTSYADTPVLNTYLNVPTFTWTDWTTNLSRTNYMVQDSLGRGIGGPYYDQLDALSPSAYYYYDYPNPLAKDYLAYLLFQVEVQRAWSTKPVVPWVWMRYHDDVSSSALNFIQPFMAEATAIFPFFSGAAGLWLWENPTLASTRTDIYAAYEHFTHGLYRLSRFADMFQAPFELVIETPARDLMDKQLPVWRGVVKDTKILIAAQNPYAADGVKTSLTVRYKSWQRIIELTGTEVYLCRFDIGTVTGVDPAFADLTVSPNPTQTTLIVSFGSLPTVATDLILLNTNGQPVVRRGVNSVKEVIDVAALPAGLYVLRIQNEIGSQTKKIIINR, encoded by the coding sequence ATGCGCGTCTCATTTGGCATTTTTGTCTGGCTTATTGGATGTTGGCTATGTTTTTGCTCAACGGCCAACGCCCAGGAGTGTGCTGCTCCGCTTAGCTTCACGCCGGTCAGCACACCTAACCAGATTGAGTGGAGTAAGTTCCCTGATTTTACACTCCCCTTCCCGGTTATCTACGGTGGGCCGCGTTTTTCCGATACGCAGGCCAGCCCACTTCGGCATGGCTTTAGCCATTTAGTGGATATTAAAGATAATGAGTATGGTTCACTGGTACAGGCGAAGCAACGAGCCTTGGTGTATTACGGATTTGCAGACGGATTAGGTCAGCCGTGGGAGACGATCGAAAGCCCCTGGTCGAATGATTTGACTGCTTATCGGGCCAAGTGGGATCGTTTTTTGTCGGATCTGTCAGGTGGGCAGAAAAATGCAGCTGGCCTGTATGTTATTCCCGTAAATCGACTGGCTTTAGATATTGAACGCTTTCTGGAAACCGACACCCGAATCCTGAAAATCAAAACAGATACGCGGGTTCCTGACGCCTATCGTAACCTTTCCGACGCTGACTTTGTGACGGCCTATAAAAAAGCAATGCGCAATCTCTACGCCGAGGGCATGCGGTATGTACGCCAACACGCCGATCTTTCGGGGGGTAGTGTGACAAGTTATGCCGACACTCCTGTACTAAATACGTACCTGAACGTTCCAACCTTTACCTGGACCGATTGGACGACTAACCTAAGTCGAACCAATTACATGGTGCAGGATTCGCTGGGGCGTGGTATTGGGGGGCCTTATTACGATCAACTCGATGCCTTATCGCCCTCGGCTTATTATTATTACGACTATCCGAACCCGCTGGCAAAGGATTATCTGGCCTATCTATTGTTTCAGGTCGAGGTGCAGCGGGCGTGGAGTACAAAGCCCGTCGTGCCCTGGGTCTGGATGAGGTATCACGACGATGTCTCAAGTAGTGCCCTGAACTTCATTCAGCCGTTCATGGCCGAAGCAACCGCCATTTTTCCCTTCTTTTCTGGCGCAGCGGGCTTGTGGCTTTGGGAGAACCCGACACTGGCATCAACGCGTACAGATATCTATGCAGCTTACGAGCATTTTACGCACGGTCTTTATCGCCTGTCTCGCTTTGCCGATATGTTTCAGGCGCCGTTTGAGCTGGTGATTGAAACACCAGCACGAGACCTGATGGATAAGCAACTGCCCGTTTGGCGGGGTGTCGTGAAGGATACTAAAATCCTGATTGCTGCGCAAAATCCGTACGCGGCCGATGGCGTGAAAACCAGCCTTACAGTTCGTTATAAATCATGGCAGCGCATCATTGAATTAACCGGTACGGAAGTGTACCTATGCCGATTTGATATAGGGACTGTAACCGGAGTAGATCCTGCATTTGCCGACCTTACGGTGTCCCCAAACCCGACCCAAACTACCTTAATCGTGTCGTTTGGAAGCCTGCCTACGGTCGCCACCGATCTGATTTTATTAAACACAAATGGCCAGCCCGTCGTTAGGAGAGGGGTTAACAGTGTTAAGGAGGTTATTGACGTAGCTGCTTTGCCCGCCGGATTATATGTTCTCCGGATTCAAAACGAAATCGGAAGTCAGACGAAAAAAATAATTATAAATCGATAG
- a CDS encoding thioredoxin domain-containing protein, which produces MPNQLQYETSPYLLQHAENPVDWYPWGEEALNKAIAEDKPILVSIGYSACHWCHVMERESFEKEDVADVMNQNFVCIKVDREERPDVDAIYMDAVQAMGVQGGWPLNVFLMPDAKPFYGLTYLPKKNWVNLLDSIRSAFAEHRQDLTQSAEGFARELNLTDAERYGLTQNDPLFAPETIDVLYRKVAVKADDEKGGMRRAPKFPMPSIWRFLLRYYKATGNEAALYQVKLTLDRMALGGIYDQLGGGFARYSTDGDWLAPHFEKMLYDNGQLLSLYGEAYSLTKSPLYKHVVYQTIGFAQRELLSPEGGFYSALDADSEGVEGKFYTFTTPELKEILGPDYDWFAELYNLTDTGNWEHTNILHRTESDEAFAERMGWSLADLNVRLDATHIRLLQVRDTRIRPGLDDKILCSWNGLMLKGLATAYRVFGEPEFLTLALRLAYFLLKKMRDSRNGRLWHTYKLGRARQAGFLDDYAAVIDGLLALYQATFAESWLSEADQLTKYVLANFSDASEDELTGPEVLFFFTDKNGEELIARRKELFDNVIPSSNSMMAENLYTLSLLLDRPEYVERTDQMLGRMQPLVQQNADYLTNWAAQFALRSRPTAEIAIVGPKADQFRAELDAEFYPNKVLSGTSEKSNLPLLEQRDLVNGETAIYVCYNRACQLPVTSVEEVWQLLH; this is translated from the coding sequence ATGCCCAATCAACTCCAATACGAAACAAGCCCTTATTTACTTCAGCACGCCGAAAATCCAGTTGACTGGTACCCTTGGGGCGAAGAAGCGCTCAATAAAGCCATTGCCGAAGACAAACCGATTCTCGTTAGCATCGGCTACTCGGCTTGCCATTGGTGTCATGTGATGGAGCGGGAGTCCTTTGAGAAAGAAGACGTGGCCGACGTGATGAATCAGAATTTCGTCTGCATTAAAGTTGACCGTGAAGAACGACCGGATGTTGACGCTATCTATATGGATGCGGTGCAGGCAATGGGCGTGCAGGGTGGCTGGCCACTCAACGTCTTTCTGATGCCAGATGCCAAGCCCTTCTACGGGTTGACTTATCTACCCAAAAAGAACTGGGTCAATTTACTCGATAGTATTCGGTCTGCTTTTGCGGAACACCGGCAGGATTTAACGCAATCGGCAGAGGGGTTTGCCAGAGAGCTGAACCTGACCGATGCCGAGCGCTATGGACTAACTCAAAATGATCCTTTGTTTGCGCCCGAAACGATCGATGTGCTGTATCGAAAAGTGGCAGTGAAAGCGGATGATGAAAAGGGAGGTATGCGTCGGGCACCGAAGTTTCCGATGCCAAGTATCTGGCGATTCCTGTTACGCTATTATAAGGCGACCGGAAATGAGGCTGCTCTTTATCAGGTGAAACTGACACTTGATCGGATGGCTTTAGGCGGTATTTATGATCAGCTTGGGGGCGGTTTTGCCCGTTATTCGACAGATGGTGACTGGTTGGCTCCCCATTTTGAAAAGATGCTGTACGACAACGGTCAACTCCTTTCTTTATATGGAGAAGCGTATAGTTTAACGAAAAGCCCACTCTATAAACATGTGGTTTATCAGACCATTGGCTTTGCACAACGGGAGCTGCTTAGCCCGGAAGGCGGATTCTATTCGGCTTTGGATGCAGACAGCGAAGGTGTAGAGGGTAAGTTTTACACCTTCACCACGCCGGAGTTGAAGGAAATACTAGGGCCAGATTATGACTGGTTCGCTGAATTATACAACCTGACCGACACCGGCAACTGGGAACATACGAATATTCTGCACCGTACTGAGTCGGACGAAGCGTTTGCTGAGCGGATGGGTTGGTCACTGGCCGACCTGAACGTTCGTTTAGATGCCACCCATATCCGACTACTGCAAGTGCGGGATACACGTATACGACCTGGGCTGGACGACAAAATTCTGTGTTCGTGGAATGGTCTGATGCTAAAAGGGTTGGCAACTGCTTACCGCGTTTTCGGTGAGCCTGAATTTTTGACACTTGCGCTTCGGTTAGCTTACTTTTTATTAAAAAAAATGCGGGATAGTCGAAATGGGCGACTCTGGCATACATACAAATTGGGCCGTGCCCGTCAGGCTGGTTTCCTGGACGATTACGCTGCGGTCATTGATGGATTATTGGCTCTCTATCAGGCTACTTTTGCTGAGAGCTGGCTTTCTGAAGCTGATCAGCTAACAAAATACGTATTGGCTAATTTTAGCGACGCGTCTGAAGATGAGTTAACGGGTCCCGAAGTCCTTTTTTTCTTTACTGATAAAAATGGAGAAGAGTTGATTGCCCGCCGAAAAGAGTTGTTCGACAATGTGATACCATCATCCAACTCGATGATGGCCGAAAATCTCTATACGCTGAGCCTGTTACTTGACCGGCCTGAATATGTCGAACGGACCGATCAGATGTTGGGACGGATGCAACCGCTTGTGCAACAAAATGCCGATTACCTCACTAACTGGGCCGCTCAGTTTGCCCTGCGTTCACGACCTACTGCTGAAATTGCGATTGTTGGCCCCAAAGCAGACCAGTTTAGAGCTGAGCTTGATGCGGAGTTTTATCCGAACAAAGTCCTGAGTGGTACATCTGAAAAAAGTAATCTGCCCTTACTAGAACAACGGGATTTAGTAAACGGAGAAACGGCGATTTATGTCTGCTATAACCGCGCTTGCCAGCTACCCGTAACAAGTGTAGAGGAAGTATGGCAGCTATTGCACTGA
- a CDS encoding secondary thiamine-phosphate synthase enzyme YjbQ, translating into MAVYQRTLHLPAYARGFHLITRLIEREFTDLQRIRVGLLHVFIKHTSASLTINENADPTVRGDFERFFNKTVPENEPYFQHDYEGSDDMPAHLKAAMLGHSVTIPITNGKLNLGTWQGIYLGEHRNDGGRRTLVITAWGE; encoded by the coding sequence ATGGCCGTCTACCAACGCACCCTTCACTTACCCGCTTACGCTCGTGGCTTTCATCTGATCACCCGACTTATTGAACGGGAATTTACTGATCTACAACGAATTCGGGTTGGCCTGTTGCATGTGTTTATTAAACATACATCAGCTAGTTTGACCATCAATGAAAATGCGGACCCAACCGTTCGGGGCGACTTTGAGCGATTTTTCAATAAGACCGTCCCTGAAAATGAACCTTACTTTCAGCATGATTACGAAGGCTCCGACGATATGCCTGCCCATTTAAAAGCCGCCATGCTTGGCCATTCGGTAACCATTCCAATCACAAACGGGAAACTAAATTTAGGTACATGGCAGGGTATTTACCTGGGCGAGCACCGCAATGATGGCGGCCGACGAACGCTGGTCATAACGGCCTGGGGAGAATAG
- a CDS encoding toxin-antitoxin system YwqK family antitoxin, with protein sequence MLNEKYWLNGLSFLMFWLVSQPVWAQADSAHTGLAYSVRHEFADYNEEILYFGKHNQYFTVRIYRKNGILFRTDSYTLLPKTLANGFQLDSISRIIHHGPTKIMYPSGQLYINCEYKEDVLNGPFMAFYEDGTIKRKEFYKSGRLTKSKCYTLDGVEQQCEPFYQPAKFLGKPKDLQNYLGQKLATVLDGERVRRVNASLTINEIGQVIRVSVSVYTAPYYESQVPAVGNYVQQVIRNMPEWTPEKLNWKPAINDGEATSSTCVLSIYRTTSGVQCYMSYRL encoded by the coding sequence ATGCTCAACGAGAAGTATTGGCTCAATGGCCTAAGCTTCCTGATGTTTTGGTTAGTAAGTCAACCGGTATGGGCACAGGCAGATTCTGCTCATACTGGACTTGCATATTCAGTTCGTCATGAGTTTGCTGACTACAATGAAGAAATCCTGTACTTTGGAAAACATAACCAGTACTTTACTGTTCGGATTTACCGGAAAAATGGCATCCTATTCCGAACCGATTCCTATACCTTATTGCCCAAAACGCTCGCTAACGGGTTTCAACTGGATAGTATAAGCCGGATAATTCATCACGGACCTACCAAAATTATGTATCCTTCCGGCCAGTTATACATAAACTGCGAATATAAGGAGGATGTGCTAAATGGGCCCTTCATGGCTTTTTATGAAGATGGCACTATCAAGCGCAAAGAGTTTTATAAGAGTGGGCGCCTTACCAAGAGTAAGTGTTATACGCTGGATGGAGTAGAGCAACAATGCGAACCGTTTTACCAACCAGCGAAGTTTTTGGGTAAACCCAAAGATTTACAGAACTACTTGGGCCAAAAATTGGCAACCGTACTGGATGGAGAGCGGGTAAGACGAGTCAATGCGTCGTTGACAATCAATGAGATAGGTCAGGTAATTCGGGTTAGCGTGTCTGTTTATACAGCTCCCTATTATGAGTCGCAGGTGCCCGCTGTTGGCAATTATGTCCAGCAGGTAATTCGAAACATGCCCGAGTGGACTCCCGAAAAATTAAACTGGAAACCTGCCATCAATGATGGAGAAGCCACCTCATCAACCTGCGTTTTGTCAATTTATCGAACAACTTCAGGCGTACAATGCTATATGAGTTATCGGCTGTAA
- a CDS encoding pirin family protein: MDNQTQAQLYLADQRGCSQIEYFRSFHGFNFGSYVSEHRTPFGALKLLNDDTLKAGSTISMQVEENTTVMLLPVAGGLEFKSSLEAGFLEAGQVQILSLAAGMSYEVSNPYETELINFIQIWLTDQSNELAPASHQTNFDLTNKNQLLPLVAINTDDQANHCQHIGFIGSYTGREEAVYQTRKAENGVFVFVLNGAFEVQNRLLHERDGLALSSIRNGEVDFEALSNEALLLLLEVPMYS, encoded by the coding sequence ATGGATAACCAAACGCAGGCCCAGCTCTACCTGGCCGATCAGAGAGGCTGCTCCCAAATTGAGTATTTTCGAAGTTTTCACGGGTTTAATTTTGGCAGCTATGTGAGCGAACATAGAACACCGTTTGGTGCCCTGAAACTCCTGAACGACGATACGTTAAAGGCCGGCAGTACGATTAGTATGCAGGTCGAAGAAAACACAACCGTCATGCTGCTTCCAGTGGCTGGTGGACTTGAATTCAAAAGTAGTCTGGAGGCTGGGTTTCTGGAAGCGGGGCAGGTTCAGATTTTGTCGCTGGCGGCTGGTATGAGCTACGAGGTCAGCAATCCATACGAAACGGAGCTTATTAATTTTATCCAGATCTGGCTGACGGATCAATCCAATGAGTTGGCACCCGCTAGCCATCAAACAAATTTTGATCTGACCAACAAAAATCAGCTCCTTCCCCTAGTAGCCATTAATACCGACGATCAGGCTAACCATTGCCAGCATATTGGTTTTATTGGTAGCTATACTGGCCGGGAAGAAGCTGTTTATCAGACAAGAAAAGCGGAAAATGGCGTCTTCGTGTTTGTTTTAAACGGTGCATTCGAAGTACAGAATCGGCTGCTTCACGAACGCGACGGACTCGCGTTATCGTCTATACGAAACGGTGAAGTTGATTTTGAGGCTTTATCTAACGAAGCTCTCCTCTTATTATTGGAAGTCCCGATGTATAGTTAG
- a CDS encoding dioxygenase family protein produces the protein MERKEFLKRGFGSLLGIAAVAPLVGGCSSSTIDPASTTTTSSGTSTSTGSTNGSSSSNCSVTPSETEGPFPTKVPANFVRKDITDGRTGVAFTMNITIKNANNSCAALSGALVDVWHCDKDGYYSEYGGTGMQSVNFTTVDFLRGRQTTDSNGLVSFTSIFPGWYAGRAPHVHVHIYNSAGKSLLVTQIAFPYDITTIVYTTAQSYGYTKGVQDTKNESDNVFSDGFTTELATVSGSISGGYTLTHTIVVSA, from the coding sequence ATGGAACGCAAAGAGTTTTTGAAACGTGGTTTTGGTAGTTTATTAGGCATCGCTGCCGTTGCACCGCTTGTTGGAGGCTGCTCATCCTCAACCATTGATCCGGCGTCGACCACAACAACGAGTTCGGGCACCAGCACATCAACCGGCTCGACCAATGGAAGTTCATCAAGCAATTGTAGCGTTACCCCCAGCGAAACGGAGGGACCTTTTCCTACTAAAGTTCCTGCTAATTTCGTCCGAAAAGACATCACGGATGGTCGAACAGGCGTAGCGTTTACTATGAATATCACGATCAAAAATGCCAACAACAGCTGTGCTGCTTTGTCGGGCGCGCTAGTTGATGTCTGGCATTGCGATAAAGACGGCTATTATTCGGAATACGGTGGAACGGGGATGCAAAGCGTTAATTTTACGACTGTCGACTTCCTGCGCGGTCGACAAACAACCGACAGCAATGGGTTAGTCTCGTTCACGTCTATTTTCCCAGGATGGTATGCAGGTCGGGCTCCTCACGTTCACGTACATATTTATAACTCAGCCGGAAAGTCGTTGCTCGTGACCCAAATTGCCTTCCCGTACGACATCACGACCATTGTTTATACAACTGCTCAGTCGTATGGGTACACGAAAGGCGTTCAGGATACTAAAAATGAATCGGATAACGTATTTTCGGATGGCTTTACAACCGAATTAGCGACCGTTTCGGGAAGTATATCGGGTGGGTATACGCTTACCCATACGATTGTCGTAAGCGCTTAA
- a CDS encoding LytR/AlgR family response regulator transcription factor produces the protein MIRAIALDDEPPALRVLTHFCQQVDFIDLQKTFTRTDEALRYIEQFPVDLLFLDINMPSMSGIDFYKAIGSASEDRSSPTLPANRMVIFTTAYAEYAVEGFTLNAVDYLLKPFTFERFLQATNKAADFYRWQQHSDKVHEAYIYVRADYTLHKIALADILFIEGLDDYLKIHFQSEKGAANRPIVARMTMKAMLERLPSDRFSRVHRSYIVPLQRIEAVRNKTILLEGREIPIGASYETDLLNRLGQ, from the coding sequence ATGATACGTGCCATTGCCCTGGACGACGAACCACCTGCTTTACGGGTGCTCACCCACTTCTGCCAGCAAGTAGACTTTATCGATCTGCAAAAAACCTTTACGCGTACCGATGAAGCCTTGCGGTATATCGAGCAATTTCCAGTCGATCTACTGTTTCTGGATATCAACATGCCGTCGATGTCGGGCATTGACTTTTACAAGGCTATTGGTTCAGCTTCGGAAGATCGGTCGTCACCCACTCTACCGGCGAATCGTATGGTTATTTTCACCACGGCCTACGCGGAATATGCGGTGGAAGGCTTCACCCTAAACGCGGTCGATTATCTGTTAAAGCCATTTACGTTCGAGCGTTTTTTACAGGCCACGAATAAAGCGGCTGATTTCTACCGCTGGCAGCAACATTCCGATAAGGTCCACGAAGCCTACATTTACGTCCGAGCCGATTACACCTTACACAAAATTGCGTTGGCCGATATTTTATTCATTGAAGGTTTAGACGATTATTTAAAAATTCACTTTCAATCCGAAAAGGGTGCCGCGAACCGACCTATTGTTGCCCGAATGACCATGAAAGCGATGCTGGAACGACTCCCCAGCGATCGATTCAGCCGGGTCCATCGCTCTTATATCGTTCCCTTACAACGCATTGAGGCCGTTCGAAACAAAACTATTTTACTGGAAGGTCGTGAGATTCCGATTGGTGCCAGCTACGAAACCGACTTACTAAACCGGCTCGGACAATAA
- a CDS encoding sensor histidine kinase, giving the protein MNNRLSTIAIHVLGCLTFLALPYIFASNGLAKLAELPRNPHEQRNLVSYLLTIAFFYANYYILIPKLFFHRSYVLYALASLGCFLLIESALVVINKQGLGSSVRQPEPPPGERMEHRSPPPFPNGERHPFPSEGFPNPGPERYNLPSELSQTFFLTLVGFLLALAIRINNRWRETEQEKIQTELSYLKAQINPHFLFNTLNSIYSLAIVESPPTADAIVKLSSFLRYVIQESQKNLVSLRNELDYIDQYIALQKLRLGDTAQINFTVAGHANGKQIVPLLLISFIENAFKYGVSPEEPSTIDISIFLKGDELHCFVANKKVRVFQPTAVASGIGLTNTQARLQILYPERHRLIITDKPDSFTIDLSITLS; this is encoded by the coding sequence ATGAATAATCGGCTTTCGACCATCGCCATTCATGTCCTTGGTTGTCTCACCTTTCTGGCCCTACCCTATATTTTTGCGTCGAATGGATTGGCAAAGCTGGCTGAACTCCCTCGAAATCCGCATGAGCAACGCAACCTGGTTTCGTATTTATTGACGATTGCTTTTTTCTACGCGAACTACTACATCCTGATTCCAAAGCTGTTTTTTCACCGAAGCTATGTTCTCTATGCATTAGCTTCGCTAGGCTGCTTTTTGTTGATTGAAAGTGCGCTTGTCGTGATCAACAAACAAGGATTGGGTTCATCTGTGAGGCAACCAGAACCTCCTCCTGGCGAACGAATGGAACACCGGTCCCCACCACCCTTCCCCAACGGAGAGCGCCATCCTTTCCCGTCAGAGGGGTTTCCAAATCCAGGTCCTGAACGATATAATTTGCCTTCGGAGCTTAGTCAGACGTTTTTTCTGACGCTGGTTGGCTTTCTGCTGGCGCTGGCTATCCGCATTAATAATCGATGGCGGGAAACCGAACAGGAAAAAATTCAGACTGAACTGTCGTATCTCAAAGCCCAGATTAACCCCCATTTTTTATTCAATACGCTCAACAGCATTTATTCATTGGCCATTGTCGAATCGCCCCCAACGGCCGATGCCATTGTTAAACTATCTTCGTTTTTACGCTACGTTATTCAGGAGTCCCAGAAAAATCTGGTTTCACTCCGAAACGAGCTAGATTATATTGATCAATATATTGCCCTCCAAAAGCTGCGGCTGGGCGATACAGCTCAGATTAATTTTACAGTTGCAGGTCATGCCAATGGTAAGCAGATTGTGCCCCTACTCCTGATTTCGTTCATCGAAAACGCATTCAAATACGGTGTCAGTCCGGAAGAGCCATCGACTATCGACATTTCGATTTTTCTTAAAGGCGACGAACTTCATTGTTTCGTAGCCAATAAGAAAGTACGTGTCTTTCAGCCAACGGCGGTTGCTAGTGGCATTGGGCTGACCAATACGCAGGCTCGTTTACAAATCCTGTATCCTGAACGGCATCGCCTGATTATCACGGACAAACCGGACAGTTTCACAATCGATTTATCCATTACTCTCTCATGA
- the ruvC gene encoding crossover junction endodeoxyribonuclease RuvC has protein sequence MITAPTSSTLTKEKIILGVDPGTQIAGYGIISVKAGAMSMMQYGVVQLTKYSTYQLKLQKLYETILRLIDEYHPDEMAIEDPFFGKNVQAMLKLGRAQGVVMAAALSRNIPIVEYAPRRIKQSVTGNGNASKDQVSQMVSHLLKEDLDPQYFDATDALAIAICHHFHENALPVAPGKKTKKGAWGAFVSENSGRVM, from the coding sequence ATGATTACAGCACCGACTTCATCTACCCTTACCAAAGAAAAAATTATTCTCGGTGTCGATCCCGGAACCCAAATTGCTGGCTATGGCATCATTTCGGTAAAAGCGGGCGCCATGAGTATGATGCAGTATGGCGTGGTTCAATTGACCAAATATAGCACTTACCAACTGAAGCTACAGAAACTGTACGAAACCATTCTCCGTTTAATCGACGAATACCATCCCGACGAGATGGCTATTGAAGATCCGTTTTTCGGAAAAAATGTACAGGCCATGCTTAAACTTGGGCGAGCACAGGGCGTTGTGATGGCTGCTGCCTTGTCTCGCAATATCCCCATTGTTGAGTATGCTCCTCGCCGAATTAAGCAGTCGGTAACGGGTAATGGAAATGCCTCTAAAGATCAGGTATCGCAAATGGTAAGTCATTTGCTGAAAGAAGATTTAGACCCTCAATACTTCGACGCTACGGATGCGCTGGCGATTGCCATTTGCCATCATTTTCACGAAAATGCATTGCCTGTGGCTCCGGGCAAAAAAACGAAAAAAGGTGCCTGGGGCGCCTTCGTCAGCGAGAATTCAGGGCGAGTGATGTAG